The following are from one region of the Advenella mimigardefordensis DPN7 genome:
- the rocF gene encoding arginase, whose product MQDIRKQVSLVGVPTDVGAGHRGASMGPEAIRVAGITQTLEQLGLTVRDCGNLNGPPNPWLPPQAGYRHLEQVIAWNQLAHDALYAELSEGRFPIMLGGDHCLGVGSISAVSRYCREQGRKLRVLWLDAHTDFNTADLTPSGNIHGMPVACLFGHGPRELVEMAGQVPALQADMLRQIGIRSVDDGEKTFIHQAGIEVFDMRFIDEHGMRHTMEQALHGLDENTHLHVSFDVDFLDPDIAPGVGTTVRGGPNYREAQLCMEMIADTECMASLDIVELNPALDVRNQTAEVALDLVRSLFGQSTLVRPRHKIGAGR is encoded by the coding sequence GTGCAGGATATACGCAAGCAAGTAAGTCTGGTCGGCGTGCCGACCGATGTCGGCGCGGGTCATCGCGGCGCCAGCATGGGCCCGGAAGCAATCCGGGTTGCCGGTATCACGCAAACACTGGAGCAGTTGGGTCTCACAGTGCGCGATTGCGGGAATCTGAATGGCCCGCCCAATCCCTGGTTGCCCCCGCAGGCCGGCTATCGCCACCTGGAGCAGGTTATCGCCTGGAACCAGCTGGCCCATGATGCGCTCTATGCGGAGCTTTCCGAGGGGCGGTTTCCCATCATGCTGGGCGGTGATCACTGCCTTGGCGTGGGGTCTATCTCTGCGGTATCACGCTATTGCCGGGAACAGGGTCGCAAGTTGCGGGTGCTGTGGCTGGACGCGCACACCGATTTCAACACAGCCGATCTGACACCCAGCGGCAATATTCATGGCATGCCGGTAGCGTGCCTGTTTGGTCACGGGCCGCGTGAACTGGTGGAAATGGCCGGGCAGGTGCCGGCACTGCAGGCCGATATGCTGCGCCAGATCGGGATACGCAGTGTAGATGACGGCGAGAAAACATTCATTCATCAGGCGGGCATCGAAGTATTCGACATGCGGTTCATAGACGAGCATGGTATGCGTCATACCATGGAGCAGGCCTTGCATGGCCTGGATGAAAACACCCATTTGCATGTGAGTTTCGACGTGGATTTCCTGGATCCGGATATTGCGCCCGGTGTGGGTACGACGGTGCGCGGCGGGCCCAACTATCGCGAAGCCCAGTTGTGCATGGAGATGATTGCCGATACCGAATGCATGGCCTCGCTCGATATCGTTGAACTTAATCCAGCACTGGATGTACGCAACCAGACCGCCGAAGTAGCGCTGGATCTGGTGCGCAGCCTGTTCGGACAAAGCACGCTGGTGCGCCCCAGACATAAGATTGGTGCTGGCAGATAA